TTTGGTGATCAACAGTCATTCCCAGCTCCTGCCATGCTCCCCCTGAGTGGCAGGGCCGTCACTACATCTCCTAGGGGTGGTGTCGCGGTGAGAtcaggagggcaggaggcaggaaggagccatTCCTCCGTGGGGCAGCGGCAGCTGCTACAGGGTAGGCAGGCTCAGCATCACCCTGGGTGCCTACCCGCGCCCTGTGCTGGGGCCGGGAAACACCCTGAACAGCCACCGGTGGTAGATGAGGGTAACGGTGGAGGGTGCCAGGGCTCCAGATGGGGCCCTTCAGGGCAGGCCCTTCCTTCCCAGGGAGCAGACACACCAGGACAACCAGACTGCCGGCTGCACAAAGCGAGGCAACTCCTGGCCTGAGCTAACAATTACCCAAGAGGCGTTAtcgctctctttttttaatgtttatttatttaggtttttttggggggtgggggggagggcactagtgtgtgaggggcagaaagagagaaggagagagaatgccaagcaggctgtgtgctgacagcacagagcccgacacggggctcgatctcacaaatcacgagatcacgacctgagctgaagtcaggagtcagacgtttaaccgactgagccgcccaggcgccccaagaggcaTTATGTCCTGCTCCACACCCAGAAAGACCAGAAAGAGCTTGCTGCCTGCTGATTTGTCATCCTGGGCCGCAGAGGAAGGACTATAACCAGATGTCATCACAGGTGATTCAGGCCCAAAGGTGCCTTCCCGCGTGGCCTCCCTGGTGGCCCCGCACAGCCGGGTCATAGCTGCAGGCTTCGAATGTGGACATACTTTTGTTTACTGCCCGTGACATGTGTATGTTTCGTCTCCAGTCCCGCTCAGGCACGTGACAAAGTTCACAAGAAACGAAagctgaggcgcctgggtgactcagttggctgagcgtccgacttcgtctcaggtcatgatctcatggtctgtgagttcgagccccgcgtcaggctctgcgctggcagcttagagcctggagcctgcttcggattctgtgtctccctctctctctgccccgcccctgctcatgctctctctctttctctcgataataaataaacgtttaaaaaaaaaaaaaaaagaaacaagagctGATCACAAATGATGATTACCTAATGTCATCCTAGGAAGGGCTTACGGTCACGGTCCTGGGGATTTattacagagaaatgaaaacgtatgtTCCCCCAAAACCtgaatgaatattcatagcagctttacaTATAATAGCTCAAACTGGAGTAAGCCCAGATGTCTGTCCTTAGATGTTCACACATCTAAACACTGTGGTCAACCCATCCTACAGAATACACTCAGTGACACAAAGGAGTCAACGATTGATATGCTTGGATGAGTCTCTAGGGAACTGtcctgaggggggtggggggaagccaaCCCCAAAAGACTGATTCCGTTTATGTAACTTATTTTGTCCCGgaacctggtctggatcacctgGCGGAAGAACCAAACAGCACccggagatcttggaaggcaggaggtttatttcacaccagcgggctcagaggagatcactctccagaggtctgagtccTGAGCGTAAGCATGGGGGACAATTTAGAGTCTGTTATTTCTGCATTCagcattagtagtaatttggcaggaagaagaaccaggaaggggAGTCTTCGGGCAGGGACAGAAATTCTCCCGTCAGTCCTGTCGGCCGTCTTATAACAGATTCTTCCCTAACAATTTGAGatgacaaaattttagaaacGCAGGAGAGGGGCTAGGGACTGagcaggggtgtgggagggaggtaAGGTGGTTATAAAGGGATCTGTTCCAATCTCCGGGGTTGGAGCTGTTCGGTATCTTAACTGTAGTGGTGTTTACGTGAACCCACGCATGGGACAAGATGGTATGGAACCTACATGCCCACACGAAGGAGTTCATGCAAAACAGGGGAACTCCGAATAGATATCTGAGAATCTGTGACTTTGTGCCACTGGGGGAAATTGGGCGGCATCCAAGgattctctgtattatttcttacaactgcaggCGAATCTACAGTTATGTCAAAAATTCCAATTGATAACGGGGATGGGGAATTCACTGGAAGACTAATCTTGGAATAATAAACCTTTCACCTACGGCCTGGTAAAAAgaaccaattaattaattaaggacCTGCCCAGGGGTTAGTCTCCCCTGACCTTTAGCCAAGAATTTCCCTAGCACAGCAAGATGatgcaggggacagaggagctaCGGGGACACTTCAGAGGCCAGGAAGGATGCCTCCCAAGGCGCTAGCTCTCCTCAGATGTAGAGGACAGCCAGGTCAGTGTGGAGGCGGCCCCAGGAAAGCTCTGTTtgagaggtgggggctgggcagggagatGCTGGCGGCCAGGATCTTGGCCAGATGCTTGGTCCCTGGTTTTGGGGACCAACCACGTGGCTCAGGTGGTGAGGAGGCCAGAGCGCAAAACGGAGCTACCGTGGTCCACTGGGGTGGGCAGAGTTGGGAGGAAGGTTTTTCTtcttcgaaaaaaaaaaaatgtttaaggtttatttttgagagagagagagctcacacaagcgagggaggggcagagagaaagggggacagaggatccacagcgGGCTCTGAGCGGACAGCGtcgagccagatgcggggctcaaactcaacgatcgtgacctgagccgaagtctgtcctgctcgactgactgagccacccaggtgccccccaattttttttttaatggtggggAAAAGCACAGCACAAAATTTACCATCGTAACCACTTGTAAGTGCCTGGCTCAGTAGAGTGAATGCGGGCTGTGGCTGTCGGACAGCAGCTCTCCGGCAGGTTTTCATCttcaaaactgaaactctgttccCACTAAACACCTCCTCCCccggcctcctcctcctgggccctGGCAACCAGTTCTATGCATTTGACGACTTGAGATGCCTCGTCTAAGTAGAATCACAAAGCGTTTGCCCTTCAGTgactggcctatttcacttagcatcataccctgagggctcatccatgttgcagcGTGTGACAggattcccttcctttttaaggctgaataatatcccctTACGTGGACGGACAACGTCTTGTTTATACGTTCATCTCATGATAGACACTTGAATTGCTTCCACCTTTTCGCTACTGTGAACAAGGcagctatgaacatgggggtgcaaatCTCTCTTCCAGACCTTGCTTTCAAATCTTTTGCATATACACCCAGACGTGCGGTCGCTGGATTGGAGGAATGCTTTTGAACCTGTCTGGTCACGGAAACCTCTTTGTTCCTTATCAGATGCCATACCTGTGGGTATTCGTTGCCCATGGAGAGAAGAAACTCACCCCTGGGTCCTCTCTGCCTGTCCAAGGGAGCAGAGGTCAGCCTCACGTACACTGGGttcccacccctgcctgccccccacacgtgcacgcacacgcgAGAGCCCCACAAGGCTGGCCCGTAATTGGACACAGAAATGAGGTTCCACTCTGTCACCACTAGCCCCACCCTTTTCCACAGCACAAGGGACTCTGGGTCCAGTCTCCTGGGCACCCTCTGAGCCCAgcaccctccccacctgcccacaCCAGTCCTGGTCAGAAGCCAGGCCACCCCCGCGTGCCTCCTTTCCCGTGTCTCGGGGCCTCACAGCCTCAGGAGGCCAAACCCAGGCCCCTGGCCCAGGCTGTGCGCCTCACACCCCACCTCCCTTAGCACCCAGAACCGAGCCTGTCCAAAGCTGGCTCTCAGAAAACACTGAACAAGTGAGGTGAACGAAGGAGCAACAGTGCTCCCACAAGTCTGTATGAGCCAAGGGCCGGGAGTGGCCCCTGTCGGGGTGCCTTTCACCCAAAGGAGATGCGCCCCCTCAACCCCACCCACCCTAGGGAGACTGCTGGGACCATCCCGTGCTGGACAGACCTGCCTTTTCCAGGACCCCGGCCTTGAGGCTTGCCCAGCCACGCCCTGCCACTTGCCTTCTACCAGCGTGACTTAAAGTcacagggcgggggcggggtcaGCGTGGCCACCTGGGACAATGGGAGGGACATGGAGCCTTTTACAACCAGGAACAAAGTTCTCCCCTGACTTAAGCCCGGGCGGCTTGTACTGCGGCTGGTACCCACGTTCTGGCTCCCCCAGGGTCCCAGCCTCCCCGGAGTCCTGGCCTCGCAGCCCTCCCACCATCCCACAGGcatgcagggagcctgggtgctgcttctgctgctgggCCTGAGGCCACAGCTGTCCCTTGGCACCATCCCAGGTAATGAGGCACCTCCCGGCTGCCCCCCATGTATAGGACACTCCCCCAAGACTGACCTGGCTTCCACTCTCCCCTTGGCCAGTTGAGGAGGAGGACCCAGCCTTCTGGAACCGCCAGGCAGCCCAAGCCCTGGATGCCGCTAAGAAGCTGAAGCCCATCCAGACGGCTGCTAAGAACCTCATTCTCTTCTTGGGGGACGGTGAGTGTCAAGGCCTGTCCACCCCCTGTGGCTCCCACAACCCTCGTCCCCAAGGCTGCCAGTGGACACAGACCAGCCCTGGGGACTCGGGCCTGACAAGATGTGCTCCTTCAGGGATGGGGGTGCCCACGGTGACAGCCACTCGGATCCTAAAGGGGCAAATTAATAACAAACTGGGACCCGAGACGCCCCTGGCCATGGACCACTTTCCGTATGTGGCTCTGTCCAAGGTAAGGGCTGGGTGGCCTCGGGGTGCTCCCCACCAGAAGGGGGGCGGGTGCCCAGGAGTGCGACAGGAGGGAAGGCCCAGGAGGCTTGGGGCCGGAGTTTGGGGACCAGGGTGGTGAGGGTGGGCCCCTGGGCTTGGGTCAGGATCTCGGGTATCTGATGGAGCCAGAGGGGAGCTGAGGGTGTCTCTGTCCCCAGACATACAACGTGGACAGACAGGTGCCAGATAGCGCAGGCACAGCCACAGCCTACCTGTGCGGGGTCAAGGCCAACTACCAGACCATTGGACTGAGTGCAGCTGCCCGCTTTGACCGGTGCAACACAACACAGGGCAACGAGGTCGTCTCCGTGATGTACCGGGCCAAGAAAGCAGGTGGGCTTGGGGCCGGCTTAGCGGGCAGGGGCAGGATCAGAGACCTCGGGGGCTCACCCTGAGCTCGGCCACCCTCAGGGAAGTCCGTGGGGGTGGTGACCACCACAAGAGTGCAGCACGCCTCGCCAGCCGGCACCTACGCGCACGTGGTCAACCGCAACTGGTACTCAGACGCGGACATGCCCGCCAAGGCCCGGAAGGAGGGGTGCCAGGACATCGCCCGGCAGCTCATCTCCAACGTGGACATTGATGTGAGCCGCGAAGGGCCAGcagggggacggggggggggggggggggcgtgtctCCACCGGCCACAGTCCCAGGCAACTGAGGACCTCAGCTCTGGGGCCTGGCAGGGTCTCCCGGAGCTTGGGGTGGGGCCCGAGGTGGCGGAGGAGGGACCGCCGGGGACAAGCCACACCCACAGACCTGAAAGGGGAGCGTGGGGCTCTCTGAGGAGAGAGCGAGGGGCCAGCCGGGCCCCACGCCCACCTGCCTAATCCTTTGGCTACAGGTGATCCTGGGCGGAGGCCGAAAGTACATGTTTCCCAAGGGGACCCCAGACCCTGAGTATCCGAGTGACGCCACACAGAACGGAATCAGGTTGGATGGGCGCAACCTGGTGCAGGAGTGGCAGGCCAGGCACCAGGTGATGGGGGCTCAGAGGTGCACGGGGCACGAGAGGGACACGGATCCGAGGGCTGTGGACTGAGGCCTGGCTCtgcaccctccccgcccccccccccagggtgcCCGGTACGTGTGGAACCGCCAGGCGCTCCTTCAGGCTTCCCAGGACCCCTCCGTAACACACCTCATGGGTAATGACCCCAGCCACCCCCACGTTCCCGCCCTGGCCTCCCGGGTCCTCAGAGGGCCAAGCGTACGCCCAGATGTTCACACCCACTCCCCGGCCTACCCGTCACCACCGGCCCCACCGGCCCCCTTCCCCACAGGCCTCTTTGAGCCAGGAGACACGAAATACGAGGTCCACCGAAACCACACCCGGGACCCATCCCTGATGGAGATGACGGAGGCGGCCCTGCACCTGCTGAGGAGGAACCCCCGGGGCTTCTACCTGTTTGTGGAGGGTGCGTGGCAGGCAGCCCCTTGCGGAGCACGGAAGTGGGAATGGCCAGGGCGGGCCGGGCATCGTCCACCTTCCACGCGCCCTGCCCGCAGGAGGCCGCATCGACCACGGTCATCACGACGGCAGGGCTTATCTGGCACTGACGGAGGCCGTGATGTTCGATTCTGCCATCGACAAGGCCAGCCAGCTCACGAGCGAGAAGGACACTCTGACCCTTGTCACCGCTGACCACTCCCACGTCTTCTCTTTTGGTGGCTACACGCTTCGAGGCAGCTCCATTTTCGGTAGGCCCAGGAGGGTGGCAGGGTTTCCTCAGTTATGTGGCAGAAATTGCTCCGActctccctttcctcatctgtcaaacgGGGCAACACAGCAACCGCCTTGGAGGGTTCTTGTGAGGATGAAGCCGGCGAGGCCCGAAGTGCCTCGGTTTGCTAGGTGTAGCCCGCGGAGGCCCCCTGGCTGCGGTCAGGCCGATCACCGGGTCCCTCCTCCCTGCAGGCCTAGCCCCCGGCAAAGCCCACGACAACAAGACCTACACCTCCATCCTCTACGGCAACGGGCCCGGCGGCTTCGCGCTCAAGGACGGCCCCCGGCCCAACGTCAGCGACAGCCAGAGCGGTGAGTGCAGCGGCGGGCGGTCTGGGGGGAACTCGAGGGAGGGAGCCGCCGGCCGCCCGGCGGGCCCTgacccaccgccccccccccccgccctccgcccAGGGGACCCCTCGTACCAGCAGCAGGCCGCGGTGCCCCTGCAGTCCGAGACCCACGGCGGCGAGGACGTGGCGGTGTTCGCGCGCGGCCCGCAGGCGCACCTGGTGCACGGCGTGCAGGAGCAGAGCTTCGTGGCGCACGTCATGGCCTTCGCCGCCTGCCTGGAGCCCTACACCGACTGCGGCCTGCCGCCCTCTGCCGGCCCCAACGACGCCGCGCCCCCGGGCCCGGCCGCCGGCCCGCCGTCGCTGCCCCTGCTGGCCGGGGCGCTGTTGCTGGTGCTGGCGGGCGCCGCGCCCTGACCGTGACCCGCCCCACCCGCCTCCGGGCGCCGCCGCACCCCGCCCCgggccccccgccccaggccccggCCCCCCCGGAGCCCCCGCCGCgggcccctccccccagaccTTCGCCTGCCGGCAATAAACTCCTCTCGGCCCCGGGGCGCCTCGATGGGGCGCCCCGGAGCCCGGGGTCGCGGCCTTCCTGGGCACCCACGGTGCCCCTGGGCTGTTCGCAACTCCGCCTCGACCTCCGTGTCAGGGTAAGGACGGGGCTCTGAAGGCCAGGTGCCGCCCGGCAGATAGCCCTGCGTGAGGACCAGGGGGGCACCATCCTAGAggcggcccccacccccccccctccccccgcgggCCACAACTTTGCCCAGACCCCTCGCCACGCCTGCTTCTTCACTTCGGTCTTCACAGCCCCAAGGATTCAGGCACGTCGGGGCTCCCGGAAAAGGGTGGTTTCCTGTCACCCCGCACCTGGGCCTGCAGGCACCTTGCTGGCTGAGGAGGCTGCTGGGGCCAGGACGCGGTACAGTCAGTCCTCCAGGGGCACCTCCTAGGGAGCCCAGCGGTCCTGCTACACAGAGAGGAGATGGTGACACAGAATGGAGAGACTTGTCCCAAGTCACTTAGGTACTGATGTTCACCCCCTCAGTGACCATCCCAGACTGGGAGACCCAAGGATCGGTTGAGGCAGGCGGCCCCAGAGCAACCCTTGCCCCCTCCAGGAGGCCATCTGGGTGATGGACCTAGATCTGTGAAGAGATGAGATCCCATTTCCCCCGCCCGGGGGCCTCTAGTCTACTGACAGAGACAAAGCAATAATCAAATAAACCGTTATAATACAGTATAATGCTGGTAGTGATGTGTTCTAGAGAGAAAAATCATTAGTATGTCTGTGAGTGAGGGGATGTGGTGGATAATCCAGAGCAGTAGGTCAGGGAGGAGCTGGCTGCCTGAGGAGCAGACAGTGGAGCCAAGACAAGGAAGTGAGGGCTTGAGCAATGCAGAAGGAACAGCCGTGCAAGGGCCCTGAGGCAGCAATCAGCAAGTGCTATTCCAGCACTAGCTGGACCAGAGTTGgggtgagtggggtagggggtaAAACCTGAGGGATAAGAGATGGGAGCAGGTGGGTGGGGAGTTTGAACTTTATCCAAGGTGTGGTATGTAAATTGGAAGGCTTTTAGCAGGGGCATAATGTGACCTGACTCTTGGAAAATGACACTCTGATTATTTCAGGGATAAGAATcttatttggggctcctgggtgactcagtcagttgaacgtttgactcttgatttcggctcaggtcatgatcttgcggttcatgagttcgaggcccccaccaggctctgtgctgacagtgcagagcctgctggggattctctctccctttctctctgcccttcccttgcttgcgtacacatgtgcactctcttgctccctcgctctctctctaaaaaataaataaacatgaaaacaacttAATCGAAGAGTAACTGACATACAAAATTGTattcatttcaggtatacaacgcAGTGATTAGATATAGATGTACAATAAGAAAtggtcaccacagtaagtctagctACCGTCTGTCATCACACTGAATTGTTATAATTCTTATTTACTAAAATCTTGATCTCACACTGTAAAACATCAGTTTGAAGGCATGGCCCTCAGGGCAGTTTATTTCAATTTTGGATTTTAGTGGCCGTCACAAAAATATGGGAGCTGAATGGGAAAAGGGCATCATTAGCTAGGCTTCCTAAACCATCatattcatggtttttttttttttaatctttatttgtttttgagagagagagagagagagagagacagagctcgagcaggggaggaacagagagagagggagacacagaatccgaagcaggctccaggctccgagctgtcagcacagagcccgacgcggggctcgaacccacgaaccacgagatcatgacctgagccgatgtcggacgctcgaccgactgagccacccaggcgccccaatcatgtTCATCTTTAAACTCCATCCACCAATTGGGCAAAGACTTAATAAAAATCCAGCTGCTCTATTTCTGTCTTCCCTGTTATCAATTAGTTGGTTTTACAAGCCAATGGAGAGGTGCTGCGTGTTTATACTTCATAAATGGGTTCCAAACCCAAGGAAACTCTACAGTTTAAAACTCTGCAGgtttagaggcacctggctggctcggtcagtagaatgtgtgactcttgatttcggggtcaagagttcaaaccccatgttagGGGTagagttgacttaaaaaaataaataagattaaaaattttaaaactctacgGGTTTAAAAAACAGGTTATTCTGGATTGAGTGGTAATTGTTGCACCATTTTGGGTATTCTAGAAACCACTGAAGCATACACTTGGAAAGAATGAATTTTACGGTGggtaaattacatttaaattttttaaaaacagacaacttccaagttctttttttttttttaatgtg
The window above is part of the Prionailurus bengalensis isolate Pbe53 chromosome C1, Fcat_Pben_1.1_paternal_pri, whole genome shotgun sequence genome. Proteins encoded here:
- the ALPI gene encoding intestinal-type alkaline phosphatase, whose product is MQGAWVLLLLLGLRPQLSLGTIPVEEEDPAFWNRQAAQALDAAKKLKPIQTAAKNLILFLGDGMGVPTVTATRILKGQINNKLGPETPLAMDHFPYVALSKTYNVDRQVPDSAGTATAYLCGVKANYQTIGLSAAARFDRCNTTQGNEVVSVMYRAKKAGKSVGVVTTTRVQHASPAGTYAHVVNRNWYSDADMPAKARKEGCQDIARQLISNVDIDVILGGGRKYMFPKGTPDPEYPSDATQNGIRLDGRNLVQEWQARHQGARYVWNRQALLQASQDPSVTHLMGLFEPGDTKYEVHRNHTRDPSLMEMTEAALHLLRRNPRGFYLFVEGGRIDHGHHDGRAYLALTEAVMFDSAIDKASQLTSEKDTLTLVTADHSHVFSFGGYTLRGSSIFGLAPGKAHDNKTYTSILYGNGPGGFALKDGPRPNVSDSQSGDPSYQQQAAVPLQSETHGGEDVAVFARGPQAHLVHGVQEQSFVAHVMAFAACLEPYTDCGLPPSAGPNDAAPPGPAAGPPSLPLLAGALLLVLAGAAP